One segment of Patescibacteria group bacterium DNA contains the following:
- a CDS encoding RNHCP domain-containing protein, which produces MAFIKKIEDFKCGYCGTEVKGSGYTNHCPKCLWSKHVDIEPGDRQAECGGLMRPVDLYYHSGRWIISQRCESCGFIRKDKIREEDDTNEVIRLEKELAEKKLRQIRQI; this is translated from the coding sequence ATGGCATTTATTAAAAAAATTGAGGATTTTAAGTGTGGGTATTGCGGGACTGAGGTTAAGGGGTCAGGCTATACCAATCATTGCCCCAAATGTTTATGGTCTAAACATGTGGATATTGAGCCGGGTGATCGCCAAGCGGAATGCGGCGGTTTGATGCGGCCGGTCGATCTGTATTATCATAGCGGCAGATGGATTATCTCTCAGCGTTGCGAATCTTGCGGTTTCATCCGCAAGGACAAGATCAGGGAAGAAGATGATACAAATGAAGTGATCCGGTTAGAGAAAGAGCTGGCTGAGAAAAAACTCCGCCAAATCAGACAAATATAG
- a CDS encoding GreA/GreB family elongation factor, translating into MKYFFLSADYDRLIVKRQELASNYQQIKSELAEDSSQSSETWHDNYIFEQAMRDLDLYGKRLAEIDKMIRQAEIIFPANGNDSVAIGNGVELADDQGLKMVFKIGSYNSGGWLETEGNRIAVVAYNSPLGQKLLHRQVGEELELLSSGNIKKYRIGMID; encoded by the coding sequence ATGAAGTATTTTTTTCTTTCTGCAGATTATGACCGATTGATAGTCAAACGACAAGAGTTGGCGAGTAATTATCAACAAATAAAAAGCGAGTTAGCCGAAGACTCCAGCCAGAGTTCTGAGACTTGGCATGATAATTACATTTTTGAACAAGCTATGCGCGATTTGGATTTGTATGGCAAGCGTCTGGCGGAAATTGATAAGATGATCCGTCAAGCGGAAATAATTTTTCCGGCCAATGGGAATGATTCGGTCGCTATTGGCAATGGAGTGGAGTTAGCTGATGACCAAGGATTAAAGATGGTTTTTAAAATTGGCAGTTATAATTCCGGTGGCTGGTTGGAAACCGAGGGAAATAGGATTGCTGTCGTCGCTTATAATAGTCCGTTGGGCCAAAAGCTTTTGCATCGTCAGGTTGGTGAAGAATTAGAATTATTATCATCCGGTAATATTAAAAAATATCGGATTGGGATGATTGATTAG
- a CDS encoding HAMP domain-containing sensor histidine kinase: MHDFYVILITSALAAFMVVVIVCFFVSIIRRERLMLKKNRELLAKLQQANSELQRLDDAKSEFLSIASHQLRTPTTIIKGYISMMEEGSFGKVPKVVKENLEKVHIATERLLNLIENLLDISRIEAGRLEFDIRPVDLTKIAEELKDEFQSKANAKKIKLEVYYPDNLPSAKTDMVKIKEVASNLVDNALKYTKKGEVSIDLHQEGQSLVFSVSDTGLGISAEDLNRLFNKFVRGKNMTIVHPEGTGLGLYFARVVIENLGGRIWGESPGKGRGSKFSFSLPLADKKKAKKVSG; encoded by the coding sequence ATGCATGATTTTTACGTCATTTTAATCACCAGCGCTTTAGCGGCCTTCATGGTCGTTGTTATTGTTTGTTTTTTTGTTTCCATTATTAGGCGCGAGCGTTTGATGTTAAAGAAAAATCGTGAACTATTGGCCAAGTTGCAACAGGCTAATAGTGAGTTGCAACGGCTTGATGACGCCAAGTCGGAATTTTTATCCATCGCCTCTCACCAATTGCGTACGCCTACTACGATTATCAAGGGTTACATTTCCATGATGGAAGAAGGCAGTTTCGGCAAGGTGCCTAAAGTGGTCAAGGAAAATTTGGAAAAAGTCCATATTGCCACCGAACGCTTGCTTAATTTGATTGAAAATTTATTGGACATTTCTCGCATTGAGGCCGGACGTTTGGAGTTTGATATCCGGCCGGTTGATTTGACTAAAATCGCCGAAGAATTAAAAGATGAGTTCCAAAGCAAGGCAAATGCTAAGAAAATAAAATTGGAAGTCTATTATCCCGATAATCTTCCCTCTGCCAAGACCGATATGGTTAAAATCAAGGAGGTCGCCTCTAATTTAGTGGATAATGCCCTTAAGTATACCAAGAAAGGTGAAGTGAGTATTGACCTGCATCAAGAGGGTCAGTCATTGGTATTCTCTGTCAGTGATACGGGTTTGGGTATTTCAGCTGAAGATCTGAATCGCTTGTTCAATAAATTTGTGCGGGGCAAGAATATGACTATTGTCCATCCCGAAGGCACGGGCCTGGGTTTGTATTTTGCCCGGGTGGTTATTGAGAATTTGGGTGGTCGAATTTGGGGCGAGTCGCCAGGCAAGGGCCGAGGCAGCAAATTCAGCTTTTCTTTGCCTTTGGCGGATAAGAAAAAGGCTAAGAAAGTTTCCGGTTGA
- the thrS gene encoding threonine--tRNA ligase — MTTSNEQLDKIRHSTSHVMAYAVRELFGDKVKFAIGPTIDDGFYYDFDLNDQTFSPEDIKTIEKKMGDIIKKKLEFKKSESTIAEALEKMFNQPYKQELIKDLEKAEEKTVSFYTVGDFTDLCRGPHVENTKELGVFKLMKTAGAYWRGDEKNKMLQRIYGTAFETKEQLADYLRMMGEAEKRDHRKLGKELDLFVFSDLVGKGLPIFGPKGATIKRELERFTIDEELKRGYHHVVTPDLAKIDLYKKSGHYPYYKNTMYPVMKIDEEELILKPMTCPHHFMFYKSKPHSYRELPYRIGEIAHQYRYEKSGELSGLTRVRMFCLADAHIIAAKDQAKQVIKEVLELIDFINGTLGLIKGKDYRYRLSLGDRSDTKKYYKDDASWDYAENVLREVLTEVKAPFYEAANEAAFYGPKIDIQIKKVSGSEETAFTVQYDFVMPERFDLFFTNKEGEQEKPIVIHRSSIGCLERTMAFLIEHYAGAFPTWLSPVQAIIIPVSEKFTDYGQKVYDELLAAGVRVELDDADESLGKRIRTAEKQKTPYVLVVGERETKDETVAVRKRGEGDLGAKSIKEFSDLIQKEIEDKK, encoded by the coding sequence ATTCCACTTCCCATGTCATGGCCTATGCCGTGCGAGAACTCTTCGGCGACAAAGTTAAATTCGCCATCGGCCCGACAATTGACGATGGCTTCTATTATGACTTTGACTTGAACGACCAAACCTTTTCTCCGGAAGATATCAAAACGATTGAAAAGAAGATGGGAGATATCATCAAGAAAAAATTAGAATTTAAAAAATCAGAATCGACCATCGCCGAAGCGCTTGAAAAAATGTTCAATCAGCCCTATAAACAGGAGTTAATCAAGGATTTGGAAAAAGCGGAGGAAAAAACAGTCAGTTTTTACACTGTCGGCGACTTTACCGACCTGTGTCGCGGCCCGCACGTGGAAAATACCAAGGAGCTTGGCGTATTCAAATTAATGAAAACTGCCGGCGCCTATTGGCGTGGCGACGAAAAAAACAAAATGCTCCAAAGAATCTACGGCACGGCTTTCGAAACCAAAGAGCAGCTAGCTGATTACCTAAGAATGATGGGGGAGGCAGAAAAACGCGATCATCGCAAACTGGGCAAAGAATTGGATTTATTTGTTTTTTCTGATTTAGTCGGCAAGGGTTTGCCAATATTCGGTCCAAAAGGCGCGACCATTAAAAGAGAGTTGGAAAGGTTTACTATTGATGAAGAATTGAAGCGAGGATATCATCATGTTGTTACTCCGGATTTGGCTAAAATCGATCTTTACAAAAAATCCGGGCACTATCCTTACTATAAAAATACGATGTACCCGGTAATGAAAATCGACGAGGAAGAACTAATTCTCAAGCCGATGACTTGTCCGCATCACTTCATGTTTTACAAATCAAAACCGCACAGTTACCGCGAGTTGCCATACCGTATCGGTGAGATCGCTCATCAATATCGTTATGAAAAAAGCGGCGAACTGTCAGGGTTAACCCGTGTCAGAATGTTTTGTCTCGCCGATGCCCATATTATTGCCGCCAAAGACCAGGCCAAACAAGTCATTAAAGAAGTTTTAGAATTAATTGATTTCATTAATGGAACGCTGGGCTTAATCAAGGGTAAGGATTATCGCTATCGCCTGTCACTCGGTGACCGCTCTGATACCAAAAAATATTATAAGGATGATGCTTCATGGGATTATGCCGAAAATGTCTTGCGTGAGGTTCTAACCGAAGTTAAAGCTCCATTTTATGAGGCCGCCAATGAGGCCGCATTTTACGGTCCGAAAATAGATATTCAGATAAAAAAGGTTTCAGGCAGCGAGGAAACGGCCTTTACTGTCCAATACGATTTTGTTATGCCGGAACGCTTCGACCTATTTTTTACAAATAAAGAAGGCGAACAGGAAAAGCCGATTGTTATCCATCGTTCCTCCATCGGCTGTTTGGAGAGAACAATGGCATTTTTGATCGAGCATTATGCTGGCGCCTTCCCTACCTGGCTTTCACCGGTGCAAGCTATAATCATCCCGGTGTCGGAAAAATTCACTGACTACGGCCAGAAAGTGTATGACGAACTGCTTGCCGCCGGCGTACGCGTCGAACTGGATGATGCCGACGAATCATTAGGCAAAAGAATCAGAACTGCTGAGAAACAAAAAACTCCCTACGTCTTAGTGGTGGGAGAAAGAGAAACTAAAGACGAGACAGTGGCTGTCCGCAAACGTGGCGAAGGCGACCTTGGGGCTAAATCAATCAAAGAATTCAGCGACTTGATACAAAAAGAAATTGAAGATAAAAAATAA